From one Cardiocondyla obscurior isolate alpha-2009 linkage group LG06, Cobs3.1, whole genome shotgun sequence genomic stretch:
- the Ringer gene encoding tubulin polymerization-promoting protein homolog isoform X1: MYICIARQTFHWQGNEESEDLSESTMQAEKSDTDTEKNEAHNDVTTSVANEVENLKMEDGTTGSTPSSPGSAEPGSFLASFKAFSKFGDTKSNGKLITLSQSDKWMKQAKVIDGKKITTTDTGIYFKKHKSQKLGLEQYEAFLDELAKSKKVELAEIKKKMATCGPPGVTGATSGAGKAASTVDRLTDVTKYTGSHKQRFDETGKGKGIAGRKDIPDTSGYVQGYQNKDTYKGQ, encoded by the exons ATGTACATTTGT ATCGCTCGGCAAACATTTCATTGGCAAGGGAACGAGGAAAGCGAGGATCTCTCAG AAAGTACAATGCAAGCGGAAAAAAGTGATACCGACACTGAAAAAAATGAGGCTCACAACGACGTGACAACTTCTGTAGCTAATGAGGTGGAGAACTTGAAGATGGAAGACGGTACGACGGGTTCAACACCGAGTAGCCCTGGCAGCGCGGAACCAGGTAGCTTTTTAGCGAGCTTTAAAGCGTTCTCCAAATTTGGAGACACGAAGAGCAACGGCAAACTGATTACATTGAGTCAGAGTGACAAATGGATGAAGCAAGCGAAAGTAATTGATGGCAAAAAAATTACTACCACGGACACcggaatttatttcaagaagCATAA ATCACAAAAGCTCGGTCTTGAACAATATGAAGCGTTCCTCGACGAACTGgcgaaaagtaaaaaagttgaACTGGcagaaataaagaagaaaatggctACTTGCGGACCACCTGGTGTTACCGGGGCTACTAGTGGT GCTGGAAAAGCAGCGTCAACAGTTGACAGACTTACCGATGTTACCAAGTATACCGGCTCCCACAAACAACGTTTTGACGAAACAGGAAAGGGTAAAGGCATTGCGGGTCGCAAAGATATACCAGATACGTCCGGATACGTACAAGGCTATCAAAATAAAGATACTTATAAAGGACAGTAG
- the Ringer gene encoding tubulin polymerization-promoting protein homolog isoform X2, producing MQAEKSDTDTEKNEAHNDVTTSVANEVENLKMEDGTTGSTPSSPGSAEPGSFLASFKAFSKFGDTKSNGKLITLSQSDKWMKQAKVIDGKKITTTDTGIYFKKHKSQKLGLEQYEAFLDELAKSKKVELAEIKKKMATCGPPGVTGATSGAGKAASTVDRLTDVTKYTGSHKQRFDETGKGKGIAGRKDIPDTSGYVQGYQNKDTYKGQ from the exons ATGCAAGCGGAAAAAAGTGATACCGACACTGAAAAAAATGAGGCTCACAACGACGTGACAACTTCTGTAGCTAATGAGGTGGAGAACTTGAAGATGGAAGACGGTACGACGGGTTCAACACCGAGTAGCCCTGGCAGCGCGGAACCAGGTAGCTTTTTAGCGAGCTTTAAAGCGTTCTCCAAATTTGGAGACACGAAGAGCAACGGCAAACTGATTACATTGAGTCAGAGTGACAAATGGATGAAGCAAGCGAAAGTAATTGATGGCAAAAAAATTACTACCACGGACACcggaatttatttcaagaagCATAA ATCACAAAAGCTCGGTCTTGAACAATATGAAGCGTTCCTCGACGAACTGgcgaaaagtaaaaaagttgaACTGGcagaaataaagaagaaaatggctACTTGCGGACCACCTGGTGTTACCGGGGCTACTAGTGGT GCTGGAAAAGCAGCGTCAACAGTTGACAGACTTACCGATGTTACCAAGTATACCGGCTCCCACAAACAACGTTTTGACGAAACAGGAAAGGGTAAAGGCATTGCGGGTCGCAAAGATATACCAGATACGTCCGGATACGTACAAGGCTATCAAAATAAAGATACTTATAAAGGACAGTAG